In Takifugu flavidus isolate HTHZ2018 chromosome 5, ASM371156v2, whole genome shotgun sequence, the following proteins share a genomic window:
- the LOC130526341 gene encoding LIM domain transcription factor LMO4.1-like isoform X1, whose product MVNSQAPGLSPAPRSCAGCGGRIWDRFLLFSMERYWHARCLRCSCCQAQLGDLGPSCYSKGGMILCRSDYLRLFGHGGACRGCSQAIPASEMVMRAQGSVYHLKCFSCATCRVRLVPGDRFHYINGTIFCEQDRPGSVLLSPTVPPLADQKEATASQQDVFSVQCWSLATCTASRARAAAAPPLKDEQEPSVAPELHAVLGCRCLRPECCPETFLQTRRTQPRPPVSVLCVPKL is encoded by the exons atggTGAACAGCCAGGCCCCCGGCCTCTCGCCGGCCCCCCGTTCCTGTGCGGGCTGTGGCGGCAGGATCTGGGACcgcttcctgctcttctccatGGAGCGCTACTGGCACGCGCGCTGCCTGAGGTGCTCCTGCTGCCAGGCCCAGCTGGGCGACCTGGGCCCCAGCTGCTACAGCAAGGGAGGCATGATCCTGTGCCGGAGCGACTAcctcag GCTGTTCGGACACGGCGGCGCCTGCCGCGGCTGCAGCCAGGCCATCCCGGCCAGCGAGATGGTGATGAGGGCCCAGGGGAGCGTCTACCACCTGAAG tgTTTCAGCTGTGCCACCTGCAGGGTCCGGCTGGTCCCTGGAGACCGCTTCCACTACATCAACGGCACCATCTTCTGTGAGCAGGACCGGCCCGGCTCCGTGCTGCTCAGCCCCACCGTGCCCCCGCTGGCGGACCAGAAG gaggcGACGGCGTCTCAGCAGGACGTCTTCAGTGTCCAGTGTTGGTCTTTGGCCACGTGCACAgcctcacgtgcacgtgctgctgcggctcctccCCTGAAGGATGAGCAGGAGCCGTCGGTGGCGCCGGAGCTCCACGCCGTCCTCGGCTGCCGATGTCTTCGTCCTGAATGTTGTCCTGAGACCTTCCTGCAGACCAGGAGGACCCAGCCAAGACCTCCCGTCTCTGTCCTGTGTGTCCCAAAGTTGTAA
- the LOC130526341 gene encoding LIM domain transcription factor LMO4.1-like isoform X2, whose translation MVNSQAPGLSPAPRSCAGCGGRIWDRFLLFSMERYWHARCLRCSCCQAQLGDLGPSCYSKGGMILCRSDYLRLFGHGGACRGCSQAIPASEMVMRAQGSVYHLKCFSCATCRVRLVPGDRFHYINGTIFCEQDRPGSVLLSPTVPPLADQKVC comes from the exons atggTGAACAGCCAGGCCCCCGGCCTCTCGCCGGCCCCCCGTTCCTGTGCGGGCTGTGGCGGCAGGATCTGGGACcgcttcctgctcttctccatGGAGCGCTACTGGCACGCGCGCTGCCTGAGGTGCTCCTGCTGCCAGGCCCAGCTGGGCGACCTGGGCCCCAGCTGCTACAGCAAGGGAGGCATGATCCTGTGCCGGAGCGACTAcctcag GCTGTTCGGACACGGCGGCGCCTGCCGCGGCTGCAGCCAGGCCATCCCGGCCAGCGAGATGGTGATGAGGGCCCAGGGGAGCGTCTACCACCTGAAG tgTTTCAGCTGTGCCACCTGCAGGGTCCGGCTGGTCCCTGGAGACCGCTTCCACTACATCAACGGCACCATCTTCTGTGAGCAGGACCGGCCCGGCTCCGTGCTGCTCAGCCCCACCGTGCCCCCGCTGGCGGACCAGAAG gtgtgctga
- the LOC130525932 gene encoding tubulin beta-1 chain, which translates to MREIVHLQAGQCGNQIGAKFWEVISDEHGIDPTGTYHGDSDLQLDRINVYYNEASGGKYVPRAVLVDLEPGTMDSVRSGPFGQVFRPDNFVFGQSGAGNNWAKGHYTEGAELVDSVLDVVRKEAESCDCLQGFQLTHSLGGGTGSGMGTLLISKIREEYPDRIMNTFSVVPSPKVSDTVVEPYNATLSVHQLVENTDETYCIDNEALYDICFRTLKLTTPSYGDLNHLVSATMSGVTTCLRFPGQLNADLRKLAVNMVPFPRLHFFMPGFAPLTSRGSQQYRSLTVPELTQQMFDAKNMMAACDPRHGRYLTVAAIFRGRMSMKEVDEQMLNVQNKNSSYFVEWIPNNVKTAVCDIPPRGLKMAATFIGNSTAIQELFKRISEQFTAMFRRKAFLHWYTGEGMDEMEFTEAESNMNDLVSEYQQYQDATAEEEGEFEEEGEDELA; encoded by the exons ATGAGAGAAATCGTGCATCTCCAGGCCGGCCAATGCGGAAACCAGATCGGTGCCAAG TTCTGGGAGGTGATCAGCGACGAGCACGGCATCGACCCCACCGGCACCTACCACGGCGACAgcgacctgcagctggaccggATCAACGTCTACTACAACGAGGCCTCCG GTGGGAAGTATGTTCCCCGCGCTGTGTTGGTTGACTTGGAGCCAGGCACGATGGATTCGGTCCGGTCCGGACCCTTTGGCCAGGTCTTCAGACCAGACAACTTTGTCTTTG GTCAGAGCGGCGCCGGCAACAACTGGGCCAAGGGCCACTACACCGAGGGCGCCGAGCTGGTGGACTCTGTCCTGGACGTGGTGAGGAAGGAGGCGGAGAGCTGCGACTGCCTGCAGGGCTTCCAGCTCACACACTCCCTGGGCGGCGGTACCGGCTCCGGCATGGGCACGCTGCTGATCAGCAAGATCCGGGAGGAGTACCCGGACCGCATCATGAACACGTTCAGCGTGGTGCCGTCCCCCAAGGTGTCCGACACGGTGGTGGAGCCCTACAACGCCACGCTCTCGGTCCACCAGCTGGTGGAGAACACGGACGAGACCTACTGCATCGACAACGAGGCGCTGTACGACATCTGCTTCCGCACGCTCAAACTCACCACGCCCTCGTACGGCGACCTCAACCACCTGGTGTCCGCCACCATGAGCGGCGTCACCACCTGCCTGCGCTTCCCCGGACAGCTCAACGCCGACCTGCGCAAGCTGGCCGTCAACATGGTCCCCTTCCCCCGTCTGCACTTCTTCATGCCGGGCTTTGCCCCCCTGACCAGCCGGGGCAGCCAGCAGTACCGCTCGCTCACCGTCCCGGAGCTCACCCAGCAGATGTTCGACGCCAAGAACATGATGGCGGCCTGCGACCCCCGCCACGGCCGCTACCTCACCGTCGCCGCCATCTTCCGCGGCCGCATGTCCATGAAGGAGGTGGACGAGCAGATGCTGAACGTGCAGAACAAGAACAGCAGCTACTTCGTGGAGTGGATCCCCAACAACGTGAAGACCGCCGTCTGTGACATTCCCCCCCGCGGCCTCAAAATGGCCGCCACCTTCATCGGCAACAGCACCGCCATCCAGGAGCTGTTCAAGCGCATCTCCGAGCAGTTCACCGCCATGTTCCGGCGCAAGGCCTTCCTCCACTGGTACACCGGCGAGGGCATGGACGAGATGGAGTTCACCGAGGCCGAGAGCAACATGAACGACCTGGTGTCCGAGTACCAGCAGTACCAGGACGCCACCGCCGAGGAGGAGGGCGAGtttgaggaggagggcgaggacgAGCTGGCTTAG